Within Mytilus edulis chromosome 10, xbMytEdul2.2, whole genome shotgun sequence, the genomic segment aagaaacactaatGAATCACATAaccagacgacaaccactgaccaaGATTGCTTACAACGACCTCTACCACTTGACCAAATCGAAAGATGTTTATAGTATTGTTTGCTGATGTAAATTATGTTGTTGAACTATCATGTGAATTATAATCTGCacataaatatcattttttgCAGTTAAATGTTACAGTACGGAGACGAAATGCAACGTGCAAAATAAAATGGTTGATTGCAGACATTTGAATATGACCATAGTACCTAGTAACCTACCAGTTTACGCAACTAGCATCAATTTAAGTAGAAACAGCATACAAATAGTTCTTGGTTTTACATTTCAGTATTTTAAAAATCTAACTGAACTTGATCTTAGTTCTAATTTGATACAATCTATTAACAAGAATGCTTTACATGGGTTGCATAGCTTACAAAGTTTACACCTGGATCACAATTTCTTACAAGTGTTACCAATTGGAATGTTTGAAAACCTGATTTGTTTGCAGCATCTTTGGATTGATCACAATAAACTACAATATAATCAGGATGAACAAATGACGGAGACGTCCAAGATGTCATCACTAAGGAGcctttattttgatatatatccAGATTTCAAGTTTCCCAGCAAATGGTCAACATTAAGTAATTTGACTCACTTGGAGATTTTTGCTAGATCGGCAAAAGTGAAATTCAACAAGGAGATGTTCACTCACattaaaaaaataccaataaCTTTTTTGCACTTGGAGAAGGTGCCGTCCATATCGGAGGATTTTTTTGAACACTTTCCTAAATTAGATTCATTATCATTATGGCTAGGTCACGATTTACCTACAAATCCAATTGATCAAGTATTCAAATCTTTTGGGGTATTTAAAAGTAGGAATATGACAAATATTGAAATTGCATACAGTAGATTTGATAACGGGTTTATTCTAAACTGGAACAGATTGAAATATTTATGTTCAATATGCTTGAAACGACTAACATTGCATGAtttatatattaaagaaatatcCTTATATGCGATGCAAGTATTTTCGGTTCGAAGCACTTGTCTTGAGTACTTAGAGATTTCTAAAAATCTTTTATTGGACCAAGGGGGTTCTTTGTTTACCTTTGTGCAgaactttgaaaatttaaaagttttgaaaagtaTTGGTAATAAGCATCATTCGAGAGGTAAACGCTCACAAGCATCAATATTATTTAGTGTCACATTACCACAAACTCTTGAAGAGTTGTATATAGAAGATAACATAGATGACGATTTGGTTGATATTAAATTGATGAACGGTCATAATTTACGCGTGTTGAGCTTCAAGAACTGTAAATTCTGGTCATGCGAAGGTAGTTTCTCAGGAGTTATAAATGTAGAGTATTTTGATATGTCTGGATGGTCATGCGAAAAACTGTCAATCGACTTGTTATATGGTTTCCCAAATTTGCAGACATTGAAGGCCAGTGGGTCACTAGGAAAAGGATTTGCAAACATTGCTCGAGCTGGGTCTTTCTTGAGTAAGAATCTGAAATTGCAAGATATTAATTTTTCAT encodes:
- the LOC139493400 gene encoding toll-like receptor 4 isoform X3; translated protein: MKCLILYILMAVHEVKCYSTETKCNVQNKMVDCRHLNMTIVPSNLPVYATSINLSRNSIQIVLGFTFQYFKNLTELDLSSNLIQSINKNALHGLHSLQSLHLDHNFLQVLPIGMFENLICLQHLWIDHNKLQYNQDEQMTETSKMSSLRSLYFDIYPDFKFPSKWSTLSNLTHLEIFARSAKVKFNKEMFTHIKKIPITFLHLEKVPSISEDFFEHFPKLDSLSLWLGHDLPTNPIDQVFKSFGVFKSRNMTNIEIAYSRFDNGFILNWNRLKYLCSICLKRLTLHDLYIKEISLYAMQVFSVRSTCLEYLEISKNLLLDQGGSLFTFVQNFENLKVLKSIGNKHHSRGKRSQASILFSVTLPQTLEELYIEDNIDDDLVDIKLMNGHNLRVLSFKNCKFWSCEGSFSGVINVEYFDMSGWSCEKLSIDLLYGFPNLQTLKASGSLGKGFANIARAGSFLSKNLKLQDINFSSNRINSIPNGLFLHPFEQLSSVNMSYNNLTIFPKFHASIQALKKIDMTFNGITHFNDEDIEQIENLGGVGILLRGNPFQCSCKTLQFLKWLSETNQVQDILHLTCVTDKASRRFMSEVISNLKTFEISCKTKIWLAFAIFITSIVIIATITTVIIFRYKYALEYFLLRFKMKMKKYKEFRQEYTYDAFISYSHTDSEWVKDFHDNLKSMGFELCLDAKDFIAGYGIAENVVNAIDSSRKVIFVITDNFLKSTWGSYEMEMTRMHAFQKGREDMVIVVVRDNIKVTDMPETMKNMWFKITCIQWPNNDNLPYNTEEIFYEKMKMSLKIKEETTLLYSRNSAV